The proteins below are encoded in one region of Segatella copri:
- a CDS encoding beta-1,6-N-acetylglucosaminyltransferase: MKHAFLIMAHGSLPLLRVLLSMLDDERNDIFLHIDRKSDMLDGAEPLVLSKARLFVLEQRVDVRWGNLSQIKAEYVLFEEALKHGPYAYYHLLSGQDLPIKSQDYIHQFFEEHQGKEFVGINHGEEFEWDCRRKMMRYWLFTSLTRSKYGALNAITRRLNKYLSMLLMPFLHRQKMDFAKGANWVSITQACVEYVVSKKPFVLKRFNYTFCPDEFFLQTLVWNHPDFRAALYSEKDEYEGCMRLIDWKRGNPYVWTIADKEELEQSNRLFARKFDMEHEDIIRWIKASYGALS; the protein is encoded by the coding sequence ATGAAACATGCTTTTTTGATAATGGCTCATGGCAGTTTACCGCTTCTGAGGGTATTGCTGTCGATGCTCGATGATGAGCGCAATGATATATTTCTGCATATCGACCGGAAATCGGATATGCTGGATGGTGCTGAACCGCTGGTTCTTTCCAAGGCACGCCTCTTTGTGTTGGAACAGAGGGTGGATGTGCGTTGGGGAAATCTGAGCCAGATTAAGGCGGAGTATGTGCTTTTCGAGGAGGCTTTGAAGCATGGACCTTATGCCTACTACCATCTGCTGAGTGGTCAGGATTTACCTATCAAATCGCAGGATTACATCCATCAGTTCTTTGAGGAGCATCAGGGTAAGGAGTTTGTGGGCATCAATCATGGCGAGGAATTTGAATGGGATTGCCGCCGGAAGATGATGCGTTATTGGCTATTTACCAGTCTTACCCGCTCGAAGTATGGGGCTTTGAATGCCATTACCAGGCGACTGAATAAATATCTTTCGATGCTGCTCATGCCGTTCCTGCATCGCCAGAAGATGGATTTTGCCAAGGGTGCCAACTGGGTGAGCATCACGCAGGCATGCGTGGAATATGTGGTGAGCAAGAAACCGTTTGTGCTGAAGAGATTCAATTATACCTTCTGCCCTGATGAGTTCTTCCTGCAGACCCTGGTATGGAATCATCCCGACTTCCGGGCTGCCCTGTATTCTGAAAAGGATGAATACGAAGGATGTATGCGACTTATCGACTGGAAACGCGGTAATCCATACGTCTGGACTATAGCAGACAAAGAGGAGCTGGAACAAAGCAACCGCCTCTTTGCCCGTAAGTTTGATATGGAGCATGAGGATATCATCCGCTGGATAAAGGCTTCTTATGGGGCTTTATCCTAA
- a CDS encoding DUF6080 domain-containing protein translates to MNNIFRIKKEERLFALITLIVIIAFNVLMITYHFDDFGKPKAGFWTLFTKNFQISGFDPYTYLTLSKWKVYYTEYRHPMLPFFLYPFSLLNGWLIELTSRNWATTIVAVMMTFFSTYSTLFFRRIFREVMQLKAIDSNVLTAMLFSFAYVLLVTFVDDHFGMSLFFLSMTLYIAGKQQKEHQGMPWWQTALLFFFTAGITLSNGAKTFLAALFTNGKKLFRPKYLALGIILPTLLIGAAGIYQNKAFIIPNRLEGERLVAQKAAKDSTFRAKMEQKQKHDKAIAGKNIQKRGMLSWADMSISRSESLVENVFGESLILHREHLLEDIHSHRPIFVKYQTPVPYIIEGIIVILLCMGFWMGRRSAFLWLTASWVACDAFIHLVMGFGLNEVYIMAAHWAFIIPVCIGYIIRNCKEKYLPYLRGTLAVITIFLFFYNSTLIFEYLTR, encoded by the coding sequence ATGAACAATATATTTAGAATTAAAAAAGAAGAAAGGCTCTTTGCCTTGATTACACTCATCGTTATCATCGCCTTCAATGTGCTGATGATAACCTATCATTTTGATGATTTCGGCAAACCGAAAGCAGGATTCTGGACGCTCTTCACCAAGAACTTTCAGATTTCAGGTTTCGACCCCTACACCTACCTTACCCTCTCGAAGTGGAAGGTGTATTACACGGAGTATCGCCATCCCATGCTCCCTTTCTTCCTCTATCCTTTCTCGCTACTGAACGGCTGGCTGATAGAACTCACCTCCCGCAACTGGGCAACTACCATCGTGGCGGTGATGATGACATTCTTCTCCACCTACTCCACCCTCTTCTTCAGAAGAATCTTCAGAGAGGTGATGCAGCTGAAGGCTATAGACAGCAATGTGCTCACAGCGATGCTTTTTTCCTTTGCCTACGTGCTGCTCGTCACCTTTGTGGATGACCATTTCGGCATGTCGCTTTTCTTCCTGTCGATGACACTTTATATAGCCGGCAAACAGCAGAAGGAACACCAGGGTATGCCTTGGTGGCAAACCGCCCTGCTCTTTTTCTTCACGGCAGGCATCACGCTGAGCAATGGCGCCAAGACCTTCCTTGCCGCCCTCTTTACCAATGGCAAAAAACTCTTCCGCCCGAAATATCTGGCATTGGGCATCATCTTGCCTACCCTCCTGATAGGTGCTGCAGGCATTTATCAGAACAAGGCTTTCATCATTCCGAACCGTCTGGAAGGAGAACGGCTCGTGGCTCAGAAAGCTGCGAAAGACAGTACTTTTAGGGCTAAGATGGAACAGAAGCAAAAACACGATAAGGCCATCGCTGGCAAAAATATCCAGAAACGAGGCATGCTCTCATGGGCAGATATGTCTATCTCCCGTTCAGAATCACTGGTAGAAAACGTTTTTGGCGAATCGCTTATCCTGCACAGGGAGCATCTGCTGGAAGATATCCACAGCCACCGCCCGATATTCGTGAAATACCAGACACCCGTTCCTTATATCATAGAGGGCATCATCGTGATTCTGCTGTGTATGGGCTTTTGGATGGGAAGAAGATCGGCCTTTCTCTGGCTCACTGCCTCATGGGTGGCATGCGATGCCTTCATTCATCTGGTCATGGGATTCGGACTGAACGAGGTTTATATCATGGCTGCCCATTGGGCGTTCATCATTCCGGTTTGTATCGGATATATCATCAGAAACTGTAAGGAGAAATATCTGCCTTATCTTCGTGGCACACTCGCAGTTATCACCATCTTCCTGTTCTTCTATAATAGCACGCTGATATTCGAGTATCTCACAAGATAA
- a CDS encoding phosphorylcholine transferase LicD — protein MDIKNIKKEWNATILDILKAFIEICNKYHLRYYCCAGTAIGAARHHGMIPWDDDIDVLMPRPDYDRLLEIAKHEDFGKYEVVTPYNNESYPLYFSKLVNRETTLIEEKERPCIIGLYVDIFPLDATDDDLETAKALYRKYSKTINRLNAVTTHNTFFEYISLLLHKETWGRFAIKTIAFFCRSKMRHRLIQQMDEMSHRYDFDKAKNVLVNTGSYHYKEIFPKEWLGKGKEFPFEDTTVLLPEQADTYLRHFFGDYMKFPPVEQRVEKHLRYYLNMEKRETWDEIKRKL, from the coding sequence ATGGATATTAAGAACATCAAGAAGGAATGGAATGCCACAATACTCGATATATTGAAGGCATTCATCGAAATCTGCAACAAGTATCACCTCAGATATTACTGTTGTGCCGGCACCGCCATCGGAGCCGCCCGTCACCACGGAATGATTCCCTGGGACGATGACATCGACGTGCTGATGCCACGCCCCGACTACGACCGTCTGCTCGAAATCGCCAAACACGAAGACTTTGGCAAATACGAGGTAGTGACTCCCTACAACAACGAATCGTATCCTCTGTATTTCTCTAAACTCGTGAATCGCGAAACCACCCTTATCGAGGAGAAGGAGCGTCCCTGCATCATCGGTCTTTACGTAGATATCTTCCCTCTTGATGCCACCGACGATGACCTGGAAACGGCAAAGGCGCTGTATCGCAAATACTCTAAGACCATCAACCGTCTGAATGCCGTAACCACCCACAATACTTTCTTTGAGTACATCTCCCTGCTCCTGCACAAGGAAACCTGGGGCCGCTTTGCCATCAAGACGATCGCCTTCTTCTGCCGCAGCAAGATGCGCCACCGCCTCATCCAGCAGATGGACGAGATGAGTCACCGGTATGACTTCGATAAGGCGAAGAACGTACTGGTGAATACAGGTTCCTACCACTATAAGGAGATTTTCCCGAAGGAATGGCTCGGCAAGGGCAAGGAATTCCCGTTCGAGGATACCACCGTCTTGCTGCCGGAGCAGGCTGATACCTATCTGCGCCACTTCTTTGGCGACTATATGAAGTTTCCACCCGTAGAACAGAGAGTAGAGAAACACCTTCGCTACTATCTGAACATGGAAAAGCGGGAAACATGGGATGAGATTAAAAGAAAGCTTTAG
- a CDS encoding DUF6080 domain-containing protein, producing the protein MKKIFDIFKIKEEERVSALVALIIACALNALTVIKYHSQFSQITDNYHKLFVKTFHVAGFDPLTYSIVSHWDTEYNVYRHPLLAFFMYIPNQINQGLLMLTGINCVQFVVGAILVFCAFYSFIFLYRIFREVIGTERFDANLLSAFYFSFAYVMVSAMVPDHFIMSMIILLCTLYITGVCMKKGRQLTIWQTILLFVFTAGVSLNNGLKTYLAALFTNGRKFFSIKYFLIGVILPAALMWAFARWEYRTFVWPKEMARHEAKMKKNKEATAKIYQQYRDSTGVKDSAKVEAAVRKIIKDKAHAKYVRDHKQIWNKNTGKPIAKGEFMNWTDKTTSRSQTLVENFFGESIMLHQQNLLGDVLRNRPVIVKYQSAVNYVVEACIVVLFLLGILAGRKSKFLWLTLTFFLMDAALHIGLGFGINEVYIMTAHYMYALPVAIAFLALKAKGKSRKWAFRGLMLAITLYLWISNGYLLVGYMLG; encoded by the coding sequence ATGAAAAAGATATTCGATATTTTTAAAATCAAGGAAGAAGAAAGAGTTTCAGCACTCGTCGCACTCATCATAGCATGTGCTCTCAATGCCCTGACTGTCATCAAATACCACAGCCAGTTCTCGCAGATTACAGATAATTATCACAAACTCTTTGTCAAGACCTTCCATGTGGCAGGTTTCGACCCGCTTACCTATAGCATCGTATCTCACTGGGACACAGAATATAACGTATACCGCCACCCGCTACTGGCGTTCTTCATGTATATCCCGAATCAGATAAATCAAGGATTGCTAATGCTTACCGGCATCAACTGCGTTCAGTTTGTCGTGGGAGCTATCCTGGTGTTCTGCGCCTTCTATTCTTTCATTTTCCTTTATCGTATATTCAGAGAAGTGATTGGTACAGAGCGCTTTGATGCCAATCTGCTCTCTGCCTTCTATTTCTCTTTTGCCTATGTGATGGTTTCAGCGATGGTACCCGACCATTTCATCATGTCGATGATCATACTCCTCTGTACCCTGTATATCACAGGCGTATGCATGAAGAAAGGCAGACAACTTACCATCTGGCAGACTATCCTGCTCTTTGTATTTACAGCGGGCGTATCGCTCAACAATGGTCTGAAGACCTATCTTGCCGCCCTTTTTACCAATGGCAGAAAGTTCTTCAGTATCAAATACTTCCTGATAGGAGTCATCCTTCCTGCCGCACTCATGTGGGCTTTCGCCAGATGGGAATACCGCACCTTCGTATGGCCTAAGGAGATGGCAAGACACGAGGCTAAGATGAAGAAAAACAAGGAAGCCACAGCCAAGATTTACCAGCAATACCGCGACAGCACTGGCGTGAAAGACTCGGCAAAGGTAGAAGCTGCCGTCAGGAAAATCATCAAGGATAAAGCGCATGCCAAATATGTTCGTGACCATAAACAGATATGGAACAAGAACACGGGCAAACCTATCGCCAAGGGCGAATTCATGAACTGGACCGACAAGACGACCTCCCGCTCACAAACTCTGGTCGAGAATTTCTTCGGTGAAAGCATCATGCTGCACCAGCAGAACCTTCTGGGCGATGTATTGCGCAACCGTCCGGTTATCGTGAAATACCAGTCTGCAGTCAATTATGTGGTAGAGGCATGCATCGTTGTGCTTTTCTTACTTGGCATCCTCGCCGGAAGAAAATCAAAGTTCCTATGGCTCACCCTGACATTCTTCCTGATGGATGCTGCCCTCCATATCGGTTTGGGCTTCGGCATCAACGAGGTATATATCATGACCGCCCACTATATGTATGCCCTTCCTGTCGCCATCGCCTTCCTGGCGCTCAAGGCTAAAGGAAAGAGCCGGAAATGGGCTTTCAGAGGATTGATGCTCGCCATCACCCTCTATCTGTGGATCAGCAACGGATACCTGCTGGTAGGCTATATGTTAGGATAA
- a CDS encoding GtrA family protein encodes MNIKNKINNMDDAKREKLGEVIRFGIVGGLATVLQYVIYLAMMPALTHFIPNMGDHSLATTANTIAYIVSFIFNFIASTRYTFKVKANAKRGAGFTLSHIVNYSMQTLCLNLFVGLGLAKQLAMIPTLCICIPVNFLLVRFFLKK; translated from the coding sequence ATGAATATCAAGAACAAGATAAATAATATGGATGATGCCAAGCGAGAGAAGCTGGGCGAAGTCATCAGATTCGGAATCGTAGGCGGACTGGCTACGGTACTGCAATATGTCATCTACCTGGCTATGATGCCGGCGCTGACCCATTTCATCCCCAACATGGGCGACCACAGCCTGGCTACCACCGCCAACACCATCGCCTACATCGTGAGTTTCATCTTCAATTTCATCGCCAGTACCCGCTATACATTTAAGGTAAAGGCGAATGCCAAGCGCGGAGCAGGATTCACCCTCTCCCACATCGTCAACTACTCGATGCAGACCCTCTGCCTCAACCTCTTCGTAGGCTTGGGTCTAGCCAAACAGCTGGCTATGATACCCACCCTCTGCATCTGCATCCCGGTAAACTTCCTCCTGGTAAGGTTCTTCCTGAAGAAATAA
- a CDS encoding NAD(P)-dependent oxidoreductase, whose protein sequence is MIGNSPYKEDIARLFREGLELERLHGKTILVAGATGLVGGCVVDVLMQNPARCYKVIAAGRNKERARQKFAAYWEDESFFFAEIDVTQPVIKSMDRMIGEPVYNELAEDADYIIDAASNASPNFFKQNPVEVMKANINGVSNLLEYGLSHRMQRMVYISSGEIYGEGDGSEFTEKSSGYVDCASVRACYPSSKRAAETLCMAYGAEYDADVVIARLSHTYGPGFTESDNRVYAQFIRNVLKGEDIVLKSKGEAFRSWLYVVDAAHAILRLLLDGERANAYNVAHSESNISIRQLAELIARKADRKVVFDIPEADAQQGNTTPITKATFSTDKLKALGWKPLFDVEEGFGHTLQEVREG, encoded by the coding sequence ATGATAGGAAATTCACCATATAAGGAAGATATTGCGCGCCTTTTCCGGGAAGGTTTGGAATTGGAGCGTCTGCATGGCAAGACCATTCTTGTGGCTGGTGCTACAGGATTGGTAGGAGGCTGTGTGGTTGATGTGCTGATGCAGAATCCTGCCCGGTGCTACAAGGTGATAGCAGCCGGAAGAAACAAGGAACGTGCCCGACAGAAGTTTGCTGCCTATTGGGAGGATGAATCTTTCTTCTTTGCAGAGATAGACGTTACCCAGCCTGTCATCAAGAGCATGGACAGGATGATAGGGGAACCAGTCTATAATGAGTTGGCTGAGGACGCTGATTACATCATCGATGCAGCCAGCAATGCGAGTCCTAACTTCTTTAAGCAGAACCCTGTAGAGGTGATGAAGGCAAACATCAACGGCGTATCCAACCTGCTGGAATATGGATTGAGTCACCGCATGCAGCGCATGGTTTATATCTCTTCGGGTGAAATCTATGGCGAGGGCGATGGCTCTGAATTTACCGAGAAGAGCAGCGGCTATGTGGATTGTGCATCGGTGCGTGCCTGCTATCCATCTTCCAAACGTGCTGCCGAAACGCTCTGCATGGCATACGGAGCAGAGTATGATGCCGATGTGGTGATAGCCAGACTGAGTCATACCTACGGTCCGGGCTTTACGGAGAGTGACAATAGGGTGTATGCCCAGTTTATCCGCAATGTTCTGAAGGGTGAGGATATCGTCCTGAAGAGTAAGGGTGAGGCTTTCCGCTCCTGGCTTTATGTGGTAGATGCCGCCCATGCCATCTTGCGCCTCCTGCTGGATGGCGAGAGGGCAAATGCCTATAATGTGGCTCATTCAGAATCGAATATCTCCATCCGCCAACTGGCAGAGCTGATAGCCCGGAAAGCGGATAGAAAGGTGGTGTTTGATATTCCTGAGGCGGATGCGCAGCAGGGCAATACCACGCCTATCACCAAGGCAACCTTCAGTACGGATAAACTCAAGGCTTTAGGCTGGAAACCGCTCTTTGATGTAGAAGAAGGTTTCGGACATACCTTGCAGGAAGTGAGGGAAGGCTAA
- a CDS encoding glycosyltransferase → MLKISILTPIYGVEKYIEQCARSLFEQSYASIEYIFVDDCTPDNSIGILQSLLKEYPERAQQVRIIHHDRNRGVGAARQTALMAATGDYLLFADSDDMLPEDAVEKLTTKAESTHADLIDGGYREWCDGKAGILQKPFDVSDKKLLKLLVCQNIITNRLWGRIYKRSLIMEHRIFFEEGINYAEDLFWNAQFMFYGKKVNIDDAVYYYRTDNENSYNHNISEKNLLSYFKSTRRLIDFFEQNDKKHQYLRATEIGIVNAYRWAANAQVAFEKVDQALGYKPKSCLIRLIIKLIKKGVPVKRVNLIYLAYRKLYTLLISAPSAAS, encoded by the coding sequence ATGCTGAAAATAAGTATCTTAACCCCTATCTATGGAGTAGAAAAATATATCGAACAGTGCGCCCGGTCACTGTTCGAGCAGTCGTATGCGTCTATCGAATACATCTTTGTAGATGACTGTACCCCCGATAATAGCATCGGTATCCTACAATCGCTCCTGAAAGAATATCCTGAAAGAGCACAACAGGTACGCATCATCCACCACGACAGAAACCGGGGCGTGGGTGCCGCAAGACAGACGGCATTGATGGCAGCTACAGGCGACTATCTTTTATTTGCCGATAGCGATGACATGCTGCCGGAAGATGCAGTTGAGAAGCTGACCACAAAAGCCGAAAGCACTCATGCCGACCTGATTGATGGCGGCTACCGGGAATGGTGCGATGGTAAAGCTGGAATACTCCAGAAACCTTTTGATGTTTCTGACAAGAAACTGCTCAAACTGCTTGTTTGTCAGAACATCATCACCAACCGGCTGTGGGGCAGAATCTATAAGCGTTCGCTCATCATGGAGCACAGGATATTCTTTGAAGAGGGCATCAACTATGCGGAAGATCTTTTCTGGAATGCCCAGTTCATGTTCTACGGCAAAAAGGTGAACATCGATGATGCGGTATATTATTATCGTACCGACAATGAGAATTCCTACAATCACAACATCTCTGAAAAGAATCTCCTGTCATACTTCAAGTCAACCCGCCGACTCATCGATTTTTTCGAGCAGAACGATAAGAAGCATCAGTATCTCAGAGCCACAGAGATAGGCATCGTCAATGCCTACCGCTGGGCAGCAAACGCACAGGTAGCCTTCGAAAAGGTGGATCAGGCACTCGGCTACAAGCCTAAGAGCTGCCTCATCCGACTCATCATCAAGCTCATCAAAAAGGGGGTACCTGTCAAGAGGGTGAATCTTATCTACCTCGCTTACAGAAAGCTATACACTCTTCTAATATCTGCACCTTCAGCAGCTTCATGA
- a CDS encoding haloacid dehalogenase-like hydrolase gives MKKKIYCFDFDGTLTTSDTLLEFIRYAKGTGRFLMVFLMYSPLLVLMKLHLFPNWKAKQLIFAHLFAGMRIEKFDALCRDFAEEYQHLLRPKGVTLVHEALVAGAQVFIVSASIDNWVRPFFKVRGLDGVRVLGTQIEVIDGRLTGKFKSNNCYGEEKVHRICEALTTSANAYGTLSLSFDRAQYEIEAFGDSRGDKEMLAFANKGHYKPFRI, from the coding sequence ATGAAGAAGAAAATATATTGTTTCGATTTCGACGGAACGCTGACAACAAGCGATACCCTGCTGGAATTCATCAGATATGCCAAGGGTACCGGTCGGTTTCTGATGGTTTTCCTGATGTACAGTCCGCTCCTGGTACTGATGAAGCTGCATCTCTTTCCCAACTGGAAGGCGAAGCAACTCATCTTTGCCCATCTCTTTGCCGGCATGCGTATCGAGAAGTTTGATGCGCTCTGCCGCGATTTTGCCGAAGAATACCAGCATCTGTTGCGCCCCAAAGGTGTCACGCTGGTACACGAAGCCCTGGTTGCAGGTGCTCAGGTTTTCATCGTGAGTGCCAGCATCGACAATTGGGTCCGCCCGTTCTTTAAAGTTCGCGGCCTAGATGGAGTCAGGGTTTTAGGTACCCAGATAGAAGTGATTGACGGCAGACTTACCGGCAAGTTCAAGAGCAACAACTGCTATGGCGAGGAAAAGGTGCACCGCATCTGCGAGGCACTGACCACCTCCGCCAATGCCTACGGTACCCTCTCATTATCTTTCGACCGCGCGCAATACGAAATAGAAGCATTTGGCGACAGCCGAGGCGATAAGGAGATGCTCGCCTTCGCCAACAAAGGACATTACAAGCCCTTCAGAATTTAG
- a CDS encoding lipopolysaccharide biosynthesis protein — MAESLKEKTAKGLFWGAMNSGSTQVLNILFGIFLARLLSPADYGIIGILTIFTLIAGNLQSSGFTQALVNIRKPTDNDYNSVFWFNVLVSLTMYVVLFFCAPLIADFFHQPCLTSLSRFVFLSFFISSFGIAQNGYMMKNMMNKEITIVNFMALISSNVVGLVLAFNGMAYWSLAWQQVIFILVLNIGRYYYTGWRPNFHIDFGPVRKMFGFSVKLLVTNIINTVSNNVLTFVFGRFYPINDVGNYSQAYNWDTKANSFVANTVGQIAQPVLASIQNDKNRELLVFRKMLRFTAFLSFPLMFGLTLVSREFILITIHEKWIASVPLLQILCVSGAFMPIYTLYQNLAISKGRSDVYMWCNIGQVVGLLALVLFCHQYGIQTMVIAYTVFIIAWLLVWQWMMKRVAGLRFLDVAKDILPFMLCAAATMVVTYFMTRSLQNIYLLLLVRLLVSATIYFCIMKLLKVQILEECIAFCKRGR; from the coding sequence ATGGCAGAATCATTAAAGGAAAAAACCGCCAAGGGATTGTTCTGGGGAGCGATGAACAGTGGCTCTACCCAGGTACTCAATATCCTCTTTGGCATCTTCTTGGCGCGTTTGTTGTCGCCAGCCGATTATGGTATCATCGGCATCCTCACCATATTCACCCTGATAGCGGGCAATCTGCAGAGTAGCGGGTTTACCCAGGCACTGGTGAATATCAGAAAACCCACCGATAACGATTATAACTCGGTGTTCTGGTTTAATGTCCTGGTGAGTCTTACCATGTATGTGGTGCTCTTTTTCTGTGCGCCGCTGATAGCAGATTTCTTCCATCAGCCTTGTCTCACCTCCCTGTCGCGCTTCGTGTTCCTGAGTTTCTTTATCTCTTCGTTTGGCATCGCCCAGAACGGATATATGATGAAGAACATGATGAACAAGGAGATTACCATCGTTAATTTCATGGCCCTGATCAGTTCGAATGTCGTGGGACTGGTACTGGCATTCAACGGCATGGCTTACTGGAGTCTTGCCTGGCAGCAGGTTATCTTTATCCTCGTGCTGAATATAGGAAGATATTATTATACGGGATGGCGCCCGAACTTTCATATCGATTTCGGACCGGTGAGGAAGATGTTTGGATTCAGCGTGAAACTCCTGGTTACCAACATCATTAATACGGTGAGCAATAATGTATTGACCTTTGTCTTCGGCAGGTTCTATCCGATTAATGATGTGGGTAACTATAGTCAGGCATACAACTGGGACACCAAGGCTAATTCGTTTGTTGCCAATACGGTGGGACAGATAGCTCAGCCTGTCTTGGCTTCTATCCAGAACGATAAGAACCGCGAGTTGCTGGTGTTTAGAAAAATGCTCCGTTTCACGGCATTCCTTTCTTTTCCATTGATGTTTGGTTTGACCCTGGTATCACGCGAATTCATTCTGATTACGATTCATGAGAAATGGATAGCCAGTGTGCCGCTGTTGCAGATTCTCTGTGTGAGCGGTGCCTTTATGCCGATTTATACGCTCTATCAGAATCTTGCCATCAGCAAGGGGCGTTCTGATGTGTATATGTGGTGCAACATCGGTCAGGTAGTGGGGTTGCTCGCCTTGGTGTTGTTCTGTCATCAATATGGCATCCAGACCATGGTGATAGCCTATACCGTGTTTATCATCGCCTGGCTTTTGGTCTGGCAGTGGATGATGAAGCGTGTTGCCGGATTGCGGTTCCTGGATGTGGCAAAGGATATACTGCCATTCATGCTCTGTGCGGCAGCCACGATGGTAGTTACCTATTTCATGACTCGCAGCCTGCAGAACATCTATCTCCTGCTGCTGGTTCGTCTGCTGGTTTCAGCCACCATCTACTTCTGTATCATGAAGCTGCTGAAGGTGCAGATATTAGAAGAGTGTATAGCTTTCTGTAAGCGAGGTAGATAA
- a CDS encoding acyltransferase, translated as MKQRNTDIDWIRAILIILMILIHIVSFGNAYPQLKAGILSFMMPTFLIITGYLVNIEKSPKEMGRYLMCLALPYVIMVTGFSVLSYFMPVRDGITELSLSQICEKIFVTSIGPYWFIQTMIICGILYYVSFKGATWGTLRQGKTTMSTTTSLFIFATLLLLLSKTPALSPSAATYYFIGAVLRQCHIGFDRIFRPSPVALLLWINLLGLEEWYDWGTLAIVFSCWCCISSLMWIHSLIKRLQDNVSVRKTEDTLLYMGRNTLPIYLFHPIFTMAAKFYHPLFSWDRSEICFALVTIFIAIAGSIGIAKMMEKTRLAYLFGKGKMLR; from the coding sequence ATGAAACAAAGGAATACAGACATCGACTGGATAAGAGCCATACTCATTATTCTCATGATATTGATTCATATCGTGAGCTTCGGCAACGCATACCCCCAGCTCAAGGCAGGCATTCTCTCATTCATGATGCCTACCTTCCTCATCATCACGGGCTATCTCGTGAATATCGAGAAAAGCCCAAAGGAGATGGGAAGATACCTGATGTGTCTCGCTTTGCCTTACGTCATCATGGTAACCGGTTTCTCTGTACTCTCCTATTTCATGCCGGTGAGAGATGGCATCACGGAACTGTCACTCTCTCAGATTTGTGAGAAGATATTCGTTACTTCCATCGGTCCCTATTGGTTCATCCAGACCATGATTATCTGCGGCATTCTCTATTACGTCAGTTTCAAGGGAGCAACCTGGGGAACCCTCAGACAGGGAAAAACGACGATGAGCACCACCACAAGCCTCTTTATCTTCGCCACCCTACTCCTGCTCCTGTCCAAGACACCCGCTCTTTCGCCCAGTGCCGCCACCTATTATTTCATCGGAGCGGTACTCAGACAATGCCATATCGGCTTTGACAGAATTTTCCGTCCTTCACCGGTTGCCCTGCTGCTCTGGATCAACTTGCTGGGCTTGGAAGAATGGTATGACTGGGGCACTCTCGCCATCGTCTTCTCCTGCTGGTGCTGCATTTCATCCCTGATGTGGATACACAGCCTCATCAAACGCCTACAGGATAATGTCAGCGTCCGAAAGACAGAAGACACCTTATTATATATGGGTCGCAACACGCTGCCCATCTACCTCTTCCACCCCATCTTTACGATGGCAGCCAAGTTCTATCATCCCCTCTTTAGCTGGGACAGGAGCGAAATCTGTTTTGCCCTCGTTACCATCTTCATCGCCATAGCCGGAAGCATCGGCATCGCCAAGATGATGGAGAAGACCCGACTGGCTTATCTCTTCGGAAAAGGAAAGATGCTGAGATAA